Proteins found in one Sorghum bicolor cultivar BTx623 chromosome 1, Sorghum_bicolor_NCBIv3, whole genome shotgun sequence genomic segment:
- the LOC110432022 gene encoding uncharacterized protein LOC110432022, with protein MEPIQNNEGRTPFADLTNSINGAVHTTSNSQVQADERVQRKREREKARHATMTQEQRDEKNKKRREKYHQKKAETSLAAGSRDGFKSTTENTNGYEDSDWLHRDNSYKPMPSDKENTYNYSDRCVDQSGMLDLTVASPDLNPGVVNTSSPIKDIVTCLKERKRELDRARRAAMSPEQKVLINKRRRDSYAAKNARIAAARKLQMTPQEKKEKRKESKKNYNRMVRENRSNNLHPDSIAMESPHFNPQIVFPASPQSPEAPLDDMEIPEFGGTPVHIAPTVVQNPEVETPELVAAQTIHRHRVTNGERNALLSRRNRVFEANIGGRARGCADGKCNDSNGLTQPSVVCNDGVTQQTPIQAPNNCIGTQTQPSVADGTSSMPPYSAQDHTSDSMVEDDYDEDVIFEEDEEEDEAYFFAGQEDEDEGTDVDTYEQENHEPDVPDPYDRVYANVPSESHMLPSVPNCKHCNAKKFDGEPPGFCCRGGKIHLSSPETPPELMRLWSSSDADARHFRANIRYFNGHFSFTSLYCHLDRITTNMRICGVYTFRAHGQIYHNIRSFGKEEGVEKRHLELYFYDDDPSLEHRMSKCREQCAQKDREVIQQLVGILEGNPYSQQLRSMGHVENLEDYRVELNLDQRLDQRTYNVPLTSEVAAVWVEGSERHGQFEHSVLLQGKDRSIHGIRSYNACYDSLSYPLFFPKGELGWHNCIPKVGVTMAQIDRARATRKRRAENGDDDGGKLIFFQLCKVNSFCKLMILIQTMSLCRTCFKYMCLSTRLLLLQVSDAARDI; from the exons atggaacctatacaaaacaATGAAGGTCGTACGCCATTTGCAGACTTGACAAACTCCATTAATGGAG CTGTTCATACAACATCAAATTCACAAGTGCAAGCTGATGAACGTGTGCAACGTAAAAGGGAAAGAGAAAAGGCAAGACATGCAACAATGACTCAAGAACAAAgggatgaaaaaaataaaaaacgtaGAGAAAAATATCATCAAAAAAAGGCAGAAACTTCACTAGCTGCTGGGTCCAGAG ATGGATTTAAATCAACCACGGAAAACACCAATGGCTATGAAGATAGTGACTGGCTACATCGAGACAATTCATATAAACCCATGCCGAGTGATAAAGAAAACACAT ATAATTACTCCGATAGATGTGTAGATCAAAGTGGCATGCTTGACTTGACTGTTGCATCACCTGATCTAAACCCAG gtGTTGTCAATACATCCAGTCCCATCAAGGACATTGTCACGTGTCTAAAAGAGCGTAAGCGCGAGCTAGATAGAGCACGAAGGGCTGCAATGTCTCCTGAACAAAAGGTGCTAATAAATAAGAGACGACGTGACTCGTATGCGGCAAAAAATGCACGGATAGCCGCTGCAAGAAAACTGCAAATGACTCcacaagaaaagaaggagaaaCGAAAAGAGAGCAAGAAAAACTACAATAGGATGGTGAGGGAAAACCGGTCCAACAATTTGCATCCGGACTCAATTGCTATGGAGAGCCCTCACTTCAACCCTCAAATTGTTTTCCCTGCTTCACCTCAATCGCCTGAAGCGCCTTTAGATGATATGGAAATACCTGAATTCGGTGGCACGCCTGTCCACATTGCACCaactgtagttcaaaatccagaaGTCGAGACCCCTGAATTGGTAGCGGCACAGACCATACATAGACATCGAGTGACCAATGGCGAGAGAAATGCCCTTCTATCCCGTCGCAATCGGGTTTTTGAAGCAAACATTGGAGGAAGGGCTAGAGGGTGTGCGGATGGAAAATGCAACGATTCGAACGGACTGACTCAACCGAGTGTTGTTTGCAACG ATGGTGTCACCCAACAAACTCCAATTCAAGCACCTAATAATTGTATAGGCACACAAACACAACCGTCTGTAGCTGACGGTACCTCTTCAATGCCTCCATATAGTGCACAAGATCATACATCAGACTCTATGGTCGAGGATG ACTATGACGAAGATGTCATATTtgaggaggacgaggaagaGGATGAGGCATACTTTTTCGCCGGTCAAG AAGACGAGGATGAGGGAACCGATGTCGACACATATGAGCAAGAGAATCATGAGCCTGATGTCCCAGATCCATATGACCGGGTCTATGCTAATGTCCCATCAGAGTCGCACATGTTACCCTCGGTGCCGAACTGCAAGCACTGTAACGCAAAGAAATTTGATGGCGAACCCCCCGGATTCTGTTGTAGGGGTGGAAAGATTCATCTTTCAAGTCCTGAGACACCACCAGAGCTCATGAGGTTGTGGTCAAGCTCGGACGCTGATGCTAGGCACTTTCGTGCAAACATCAGATACTTCAACGGCCACTTCTCTTTCACGTCTTTGTACTGCCACCTAGATCGTATCACCACTAACATGCGAATCTGTGGTGTCTACACATTTCGTGCCCATGGTCAGATTTACCATAACATACGATCATTTGGTAAAGAGGAGGGTGTCGAAAAAAGACACCTCGAACTTTATTTTTATGATGACGACCCATCCCTCGAGCATCGCATGAGCAAGTGTCGTGAGCAATGCGCCCAAAAAGatagagaagttatacaacaatTGGTTGGGATCCTTGAAGGGAATCCTTACTCTCAGCAACTAAGGAGTATGGGTCATGTTGAAAACCTCGAGGATTACCGAGTTGAGCTGAACCTTGACCAACGCCTTGATCAAAGAACATATAATGTGCCGTTGACATCAGAGGTGGCCGCCGTATGGGTTGAGGGTAGTGAGCGTCATGGCCAATTCGAGCATAGTGTTCTCCTCCAAGGGAAGGATCGGTCTATACATGGCATCCGCTCATATAATGCATGCTACGACTCACTATCATACCCGTTGTTCTTTCCAAAGGGTGAGCTCGGGTGGCACAATTGCATTCCAAAAGTGGGTGTAACTATGGCTCAAATTGATCGAGCTCGAGCAACCCGTAAAAGGCGTGCTGAGAATGGTGACGACGATGGAGGTAAATTGATCTTTTTTCAATTATGCAAAGTAAActctttctgcaaactcatgatACTAATTCAAACAATGTCTCTCTGTAGAACCTGTTTCAAATACATGTGTCTCAGTACGCGACTACTATTGCTACAAGTTTCAGATGCGGCCAGGGATATTTAA
- the LOC8082116 gene encoding uncharacterized protein LOC8082116 isoform X1: MVGQRRGAPPPGPRRITRSQSRVDRISALPDELLLQVLTRLRCARTAARTSILARRWRGVWTGLPEVSFRGLAPDAIHAALARVTRTSLEAIDIHVSRGTGRRALDAATITFLLHHAVADRSPLKLTLTIPVDLPRYDANKWIELPRFDHATSIELDVQNIRFALSPATEFPKLETLSLSGCIMDLAVLVPRCPRLRVLSVTTSPHKVDTITVHSESLQVLAVSTCRSTSTIDIVAPALRKLTLALGSTGIDNSLSVVAPMVEEVTWQCLYYSMVAIGTMWRVGSLKVWAVEKMELTDDEEGSHQPRRAHVLSLGILSTPYPSQRDFAEDLKKIPVTNFSVLKLKISTRGHVLGPLLLNLLRICTAVQRLDMVLVATPEVQVTQSWWSCKELCPCQENNREWRTKTTISAINLTEVNIKGLKGNEEEIHFLKLLCRCAPMLQTMTLKLSKNVTDDWYNIFLDTVQEHPSVNSNVFSDNGTRFQPLPSRNGTQLK, translated from the exons ATGGTAGGCCAACGTCGTGGCGCGCCGCCGCCCGGGCCTCGTCGCATCACACGTTCCCAGAGCCGGGTGGACCGCATCAGCGCACTCCCAGACGAACTGCTCCTCCAAGTCCTCACCCGCCTCCGCTGCGCCCGCACCGCCGCGCGCACTAGCATTCTCGCCCGCCGGTGGCGCGGGGTCTGGACAGGCCTCCCGGAGGTCTCCTTCCGCGGGCTCGCGCCCGACGCGATCCACGCGGCGCTCGCCCGGGTCACCCGCACTTCGCTGGAGGCCATCGACATCCACGTCTCCAGGGGAACAGGACGTCGCGCGCTGGACGCGGCCACCATTACCTTCTTGCTCCACCACGCCGTCGCGGATCGGTCGCCATTGAAGCTCACCCTCACCATCCCGGTCGACCTACCCCGCTACGATGCCAACAAATGGATCGAGCTGCCGCGCTTCGATCACGCTACATCGATCGAGCTGGACGTGCAGAACATCCGCTTTGCCCTGTCGCCGGCGACGGAGTTCCCCAAGCTGGAGACGCTGTCCCTCTCGGGCTGCATCATGGACCTCGCCGTCTTGGTGCCCCGCTGCCCGCGCCTGCGTGTTCTTAGCGTCACCACGAGTCCACACAAGGTGGACACGATCACGGTGCACTCGGAGTCGCTCCAGGTGCTCGCCGTGAGCACGTGCCGGTCCACGTCCACAATCGACATCGTGGCCCCCGCGCTCAGGAAGCTGACGCTGGCCTTGGGTTCCACGGGCATAGACAACAGCTTGTCGGTGGTGGCACCAATGGTGGAGGAGGTCACTTGGCAGTGCTTGTATTACTCCATGGTTGCGATTGGCACAATGTGGCGCGTCGGTTCCCTCAAAGTATGggcggtggagaagatggagctcACCGACGACGAGGAGGGTAGCCATCAGCCCCGTCGTGCCCATGTCCTGTCGCTGGGCATACTTAGC ACCCCTTATCCTTCACAGAGGGATTTTGCAGAAGACTTGAAGAAAATCCCTGTTACCAACTTCTCTGTCCTGAAGCTGAAGATCTCAACAAGGGGCCATGTTCTTGGACCACTGCTGCTGAACCTGCTTCGGATTTGCACTGCAGTGCAAAGGCTTGACATGGTTCTTGTGGCTACCCCCGAG GTGCAAGTGACACAATCTTGGTGGTCTTGCAAAGAATTGTGTCCTTGTCAGGAGAATAATAGAGAATGGAGAACTAAAACTACTATCTCTGCGATCAATCTCACAGAAGTGAATATCAAAGGACTCAAAGGCAACGAGGAGGAAATCCATTTCCTCAAACTGCTCTGCAGATGTGCACCGATGCTTCAGACGATGACTCTGAAACTGTCTAAAAATGTCACTGATGACTGGTACAACATATTCCTCGACACCGTCCAGGAGCACCCTTCTGTGAACTCCAATGTTTTTTCTGATAATGGAACAAGGTTCCAGCCTCTACCGTCCAGGAACGGTACACAGCTGAAGTGA
- the LOC110432688 gene encoding ATP-dependent DNA helicase PIF6-like, with protein sequence MLKVRGHYLDNQWVVPYNPCLLRTFNCHINVEACGSIKSVKYLFKYIYKGHDRASVVMRETDKEDGKGNIDEIKQYRDARWVTPPEALWRIYGFDLSKNHPPVQQLQLHLPDMHMVAFHKRDKVEKIVNRPGVEESMLTAYFDANRHDEEARKILYRDFPEYFTWQSDGKFWQKRKNSVFQIGRVISAHPAEGERYFLRVLLNNVTGATSYEHLRTVDGVLLPSFREAAERRGLIEEDNTLDECLTEATLFEMPSSLRRLFATILVFCEPHDVMGLWTKHYDAMSEDYSRNNPSSDLVQQMVLIDIRNMLQSMGKDIRSFPLPDIDHSYDDASHIPREIFEEASVEQNPQDVLLCDSLNAEQKSAYNEIMAAVYSKQGGLFFVDGPGGTGKTFLYRALLAKLRSQDKLAVATATSGVAAAIMPGGRTAHSRFKIPLTLQEGGCCSFTKQSGTAKLLQQAALIIWDEASMTKRQNLEALDNSLRDIMGRSHLPFGGKTVVLGGDFRQVLPVVRKGSRAQIVGASLRRSYLWESMRHLKLVRNMRAQSDPWFADYLLRIGGGTEEVNGDGNVRIPNEICIPYSGDAEKDLHSLIDSIFPNLNANMADKDYITTRAILSTRNDWVDMINMKMIDMFQGGETVYHSFDTAVDDPHNYYPSEFLNSLTPNGLPPHVLKLKLGCPVILLRNIDPANGLCNGTRLVVRGFRRNTIDAEIVVGQHAGKRVFLPRIPLCPSDDEMFPFQFKRKQFPIRLSFAMTVNKSQGQTIPNVGVYLPAPVFSHGQLYVAMSRATSRTNIKILALPADAEAQEEEAKNIEKKNA encoded by the coding sequence ATGCTAAAAGTTCGAGGCCACTACTTGGACAATCAATGGGTTGTGCCTTACAACCCTTGCTTGCTTCGTACCTTCAACTGCCATATAAACGTTGAGGCTTGTGGGAGCATTAAATCAGTAAAGTATTTGTTCAAGTACATATACAAGGGACATGATAGGGCATCAGTTGTGATGAGGGAGACCGACAAAGAGGACGGGAAAGGAAACATTGATGAGATCAAACAGTATAGAGACGCCCGTTGGGTGACGCCTCCAGAAGCACTATGGAGGATATATGGCTTCGACTTGAGCAAGAACCATCCGCCAGTACAGCAGCTGCAACTTCATCTACccgacatgcacatggtggcatTTCATAAACGGGACAAGGTCGAAAAGATCGTTAATAGGCCAGGTGTAGAAGAGTCAATGTTGACAGCATACTTCGATGCAAACAGGCATGATGAGGAAGCTCGCAAAATCTTATATCGAGACTTCCCAGAGTATTTTACCTGGCAGTCTGATGGTAAATTCTGGCAAAAAAGGAAAAACTCTGTTTTCCAAATTGGTAGAGTCATCTCGGCCCATCCTGCCGAGGGTGAACGCTACTTTCTTCGTGTTCTCTTGAACAATGTTACTGGTGCTACCTCATATGAACACCTCAGGACAGTTGATGGGGTGCTACTACCTTCGTTTCGTGAAGCTGCAGAAAGGAGGGGTCTAATCGAAGAGGATAATACCCTAGATGAATGTCTAACGGAAGCTACTTTGTTCGAGATGCCTAGCTCTCTAAGAAGGCTATTtgcaacaatattggtattctgtGAACCGCATGATGTGATGGGGTTGTGGACAAAACACTACGATGCAATGTCAGAGGACTATAGCCGCAATAATCCATCCTCAGATCTCGTGCAACAAATGGTTTTGATAGACATTAGAAACATGTTGCAGTCTATGGGAAAGGACATAAGGTCATTTCCTCTTCCAGATATTGATCACTCATATGATGATGCCAGCCATATACCTCGTGAGATATTTGAGGAAGCTAGCGTTGAGCAGAATCCTCAAGATGTGCTATTGTGTGACTCACTCAACGCCGAGCAAAAGTCTGCCTACAATGAGATAATGGCAGCTGTCTACAGCAAACAAGGTGGGCTATTCTTTGTGGATGGACCTGGTGGGACAGGAAAGACATTTTTGTATAGGGCACTGCTCGCAAAACTACGTAGCCAGGATAAGCTTGCCGTTGCCACAGCTACATCTGGGGTCGCAGCGGCCATAATGCCAGGTGGGAGGACAGCCCACTCGCGTTTCAAGATACCCCTAACTCTTCAAGAGGGCGGTTGTTGTAGCTTCACGAAACAGAGTGGtactgccaagttgttgcagcaagCAGCTCTCATAATTTGGGACGAGGCATCTATgacaaagaggcaaaatttggAAGCACTAGACAATAGCCTACGTGATATCATGGGTCGATCACACCTACCCTTTGGTGGGAAGACTGTTGTCCTTGGTGGGGATTTCAGACAAGTCCTCCCTGTTGTGCGGAAAGGATCTAGGGCTCAAATAGTCGGTGCTTCTCTACGAAGGTCGTATCTTTGGGAATCCATGCGCCACCTAAAGCTCGTTCGCAACATGAGGGCTCAGAGTGATCCGTGGTTTGCGGATTATTTGTTGCGCATTGGTGGTGGAACGGAAGAGGTTAACGGAGATGGCAATGTTCGTATTCCAAATGAGATCTGTATCCCGTACTCTGGTGATGCCGAGAAAGATCTTCATAGTCTGATTGACAGCATCTTCCCAAATCTGAATGCAAACATGGCGGACAAAGACTACATCACCACCAGAGCGATTTTATCTACACGCAATGATTGGGTGGACATGATCAATATGAAAATGATTGATATGTTCCAAGGTGGTGAGACGGTGTATCACAGTTTTGACACCGCGGTAGATGATCCACATAACTACTATCCATCGGAGTTTCTTAATAGCCTGACCCCCAACGGGCTGCCACCACATGTCTTGAAGCTCAAGCTCGGGTGTCCTGTCATATTGCTTAGGAATATTGACCCCGCCAATGGGTTATGCAATGGTACAAGGTTGGTGGTACGGGGGTTCCGAAGAAATACAATCGACGCTGAAATCGTTGTCGGGCAGCATGCTGGGAAGCGGGTATTCCTTCCTCGAATACCGTTATGCCCGTCTGATGATGAGATGTTCCCATTCCAGTTTAAGAGAAAGCAGTTTCCTATCAGGCTGAGCTTTGCCATGACGGTCAACAAGTCACAGGGCCAAACCATCCCGAATGTGGGTGTGTACCTGCCTGCACCGGTCTTCTCTCACGGCCAGTTGTACGTTGCGATGTCTAGAGCCACATCAAGAACAAATATTAAGATCCTGGCCCTACCAGCTGATGCAGAGGCACAAGAGGAGGAGGCAAAAAATATAGAgaagaaaaatgct
- the LOC8082116 gene encoding uncharacterized protein LOC8082116 isoform X2 translates to MVGQRRGAPPPGPRRITRSQSRVDRISALPDELLLQVLTRLRCARTAARTSILARRWRGVWTGLPEVSFRGLAPDAIHAALARVTRTSLEAIDIHVSRGTGRRALDAATITFLLHHAVADRSPLKLTLTIPVDLPRYDANKWIELPRFDHATSIELDVQNIRFALSPATEFPKLETLSLSGCIMDLAVLVPRCPRLRVLSVTTSPHKVDTITVHSESLQVLAVSTCRSTSTIDIVAPALRKLTLALGSTGIDNSLSVVAPMVEEVTWQCLYYSMVAIGTMWRVGSLKVWAVEKMELTDDEEGSHQPRRAHVLSLGILSTPYPSQRDFAEDLKKIPVTNFSVLKLKISTRGHVLGPLLLNLLRICTAVQRLDMVLVATPEVQVTQSWWSCKELCPCQENNREWRTKTTISAINLTEVNIKGLKGNEEEIHFLKLLCRCAPMLQTMTLKLSKNVTDDWYNIFLDTVQEHPSVNSNVFSDNGTRFQPLPSGNGTQLK, encoded by the exons ATGGTAGGCCAACGTCGTGGCGCGCCGCCGCCCGGGCCTCGTCGCATCACACGTTCCCAGAGCCGGGTGGACCGCATCAGCGCACTCCCAGACGAACTGCTCCTCCAAGTCCTCACCCGCCTCCGCTGCGCCCGCACCGCCGCGCGCACTAGCATTCTCGCCCGCCGGTGGCGCGGGGTCTGGACAGGCCTCCCGGAGGTCTCCTTCCGCGGGCTCGCGCCCGACGCGATCCACGCGGCGCTCGCCCGGGTCACCCGCACTTCGCTGGAGGCCATCGACATCCACGTCTCCAGGGGAACAGGACGTCGCGCGCTGGACGCGGCCACCATTACCTTCTTGCTCCACCACGCCGTCGCGGATCGGTCGCCATTGAAGCTCACCCTCACCATCCCGGTCGACCTACCCCGCTACGATGCCAACAAATGGATCGAGCTGCCGCGCTTCGATCACGCTACATCGATCGAGCTGGACGTGCAGAACATCCGCTTTGCCCTGTCGCCGGCGACGGAGTTCCCCAAGCTGGAGACGCTGTCCCTCTCGGGCTGCATCATGGACCTCGCCGTCTTGGTGCCCCGCTGCCCGCGCCTGCGTGTTCTTAGCGTCACCACGAGTCCACACAAGGTGGACACGATCACGGTGCACTCGGAGTCGCTCCAGGTGCTCGCCGTGAGCACGTGCCGGTCCACGTCCACAATCGACATCGTGGCCCCCGCGCTCAGGAAGCTGACGCTGGCCTTGGGTTCCACGGGCATAGACAACAGCTTGTCGGTGGTGGCACCAATGGTGGAGGAGGTCACTTGGCAGTGCTTGTATTACTCCATGGTTGCGATTGGCACAATGTGGCGCGTCGGTTCCCTCAAAGTATGggcggtggagaagatggagctcACCGACGACGAGGAGGGTAGCCATCAGCCCCGTCGTGCCCATGTCCTGTCGCTGGGCATACTTAGC ACCCCTTATCCTTCACAGAGGGATTTTGCAGAAGACTTGAAGAAAATCCCTGTTACCAACTTCTCTGTCCTGAAGCTGAAGATCTCAACAAGGGGCCATGTTCTTGGACCACTGCTGCTGAACCTGCTTCGGATTTGCACTGCAGTGCAAAGGCTTGACATGGTTCTTGTGGCTACCCCCGAG GTGCAAGTGACACAATCTTGGTGGTCTTGCAAAGAATTGTGTCCTTGTCAGGAGAATAATAGAGAATGGAGAACTAAAACTACTATCTCTGCGATCAATCTCACAGAAGTGAATATCAAAGGACTCAAAGGCAACGAGGAGGAAATCCATTTCCTCAAACTGCTCTGCAGATGTGCACCGATGCTTCAGACGATGACTCTGAAACTGTCTAAAAATGTCACTGATGACTGGTACAACATATTCCTCGACACCGTCCAGGAGCACCCTTCTGTGAACTCCAATGTTTTTTCTGATAATGGAACAAG GTTCCAGCCTCTACCGTCCGGGAACGGTACACAGCTGAAGTGA
- the LOC8059814 gene encoding probable serine/threonine-protein kinase PBL3 isoform X1: MGNCIDTTARVDHSMNNAAYPSKVTSKTSLSSVPSTIKSNSTRSTLTLPSMRDRSELPTPRTEGEILSSSNLKAFTFNDLKNATKNFRPDSLLGEGGFGHVYKGWIDEHTLAPSRPGSGMVVAVKKLKPEGFQGHKEWLTEVDYLGQLHHKNLVKLIGYCSDGDNRLLVYEFMPKGSLENHLFRSMYFISITLLCEVPVSYNFLGHLIMQYFYCLGGADPLSWAIRLKVAIGAARGLSFLHDAENQVIYRDFKASNILLDSEFNAKLSDFGLAKAGPTGDKTHVSTQVMGTHGYAAPEYIATGRLSAKADVYSFGVVLLELLTGRRALDKSKPGFEQNLVDWARPHLGDKRRLYRIMDTKLGGQYPKKGANAIASIALQCICGDAKLRPPMSQVLEELEQLQDAKYGSPSPLVDIRTASHAAPKSPMSTTPKSPMSTTPKSPMRVQPSPRRSLGAAAASPLAGYRTAQVH; the protein is encoded by the exons ATGGGGAATTGCATCGACACGACGGCGCGGGTGGATCACAGCATGAACAATGCTGCCT ACCCATCAAAAGTGACCAGCAAGACAAGTTTGTCATCTGTCCCTTCCACAATCAAGAGCAACTCAACTCGTTCAACTTTGACTCTTCCATCAATGAGAGATCGAAGTGAGCTTCCTACTCCTCGGACAGAAGGCGAAATCTTGTCATCTTCTAATTTGAAGGCATTCACATTCAATGATCTAAAAAATGCAACCAAGAACTTCCGACCGGACAGTCTTCTTGGGGAAGGAGGATTTGGGCATGTCTACAAAGGTTGGATTGATGAACACACGCTTGCTCCTTCAAGACCAGGGAGTGGTATGGTTGTTGCTGTGAAGAAGCTTAAACCAGAAGGTTTTCAAGGACACAAGGAGTGGCTG ACAGAGGTTGATTACCTTGGCCAACTTCACCACAAGAATCTTGTTAAGCTCATTGGCTATTGCTCAGATGGTGATAACCGGCTTCTGGTGTATGAATTTATGCCCAAGGGAAGTTTGGAGAACCATCTGTTTAGAAGTATGTATTTCATCTCTATAACTCTGCTTTGTGAAGTCCCAGTTTCTTATAACTTTCTTGGACATTTAATAATGCAATATTTCTACTGTTTAGGAGGCGCGGATCCTTTGTCATGGGCAATAAGGCTCAAAGTTGCTATTGGAGCTGCTAGGGGCTTGTCATTTTTACATGATGCTGAAAACCAAGTCATATATCGTGATTTCAAGGCATCAAACATTCTGCTAGATTCA GAATTCAACGCAAAACTTTCAGATTTTGGCTTAGCAAAAGCCGGTCCAACTGGGGATAAAACCCATGTATCCACACAAGTCATGGGTACTCATGGATATGCAGCTCCAGAGTACATTGCAACAG GCCGCCTCTCTGCAAAGGCAGATGTCTATAGCTTCGGGGTGGTGTTGCTTGAATTGCTCACTGGAAGAAGGGCCCTGGATAAATCAAAACCAGGCTTTGAGCAGAACCTAGTTGACTGGGCCAGACCTCACTTGGGCGACAAGCGCAGACTATACCGTATCATGGACACGAAGCTGGGAGGACAGTATCCAAAAAAAGGCGCAAATGCCATTGCAAGCATTGCCTTGCAATGCATTTGCGGTGACGCCAAGCTGCGTCCTCCTATGTCGCAGGTGTTGGAAGAGCTGGAACAGCTACAAGATGCCAAATATGGTTCACCATCACCATTAGTCGACATAAGGACAGCTTCACACGCCGCCCCAAAATCACCAATGAGCACCACCCCAAAATCACCAATGAGCACCACCCCAAAGTCGCCAATGAGAGTTCAACCTTCACCACGGCGCTCACTTGGAGCAGCGGCAGCATCCCCATTGGCAGGATATCGCACTGCACAAGTGCACTAG
- the LOC8059814 gene encoding probable serine/threonine-protein kinase PBL3 isoform X2: protein MGNCIDTTARVDHSMNNAAYPSKVTSKTSLSSVPSTIKSNSTRSTLTLPSMRDRSELPTPRTEGEILSSSNLKAFTFNDLKNATKNFRPDSLLGEGGFGHVYKGWIDEHTLAPSRPGSGMVVAVKKLKPEGFQGHKEWLTEVDYLGQLHHKNLVKLIGYCSDGDNRLLVYEFMPKGSLENHLFRRGADPLSWAIRLKVAIGAARGLSFLHDAENQVIYRDFKASNILLDSEFNAKLSDFGLAKAGPTGDKTHVSTQVMGTHGYAAPEYIATGRLSAKADVYSFGVVLLELLTGRRALDKSKPGFEQNLVDWARPHLGDKRRLYRIMDTKLGGQYPKKGANAIASIALQCICGDAKLRPPMSQVLEELEQLQDAKYGSPSPLVDIRTASHAAPKSPMSTTPKSPMSTTPKSPMRVQPSPRRSLGAAAASPLAGYRTAQVH from the exons ATGGGGAATTGCATCGACACGACGGCGCGGGTGGATCACAGCATGAACAATGCTGCCT ACCCATCAAAAGTGACCAGCAAGACAAGTTTGTCATCTGTCCCTTCCACAATCAAGAGCAACTCAACTCGTTCAACTTTGACTCTTCCATCAATGAGAGATCGAAGTGAGCTTCCTACTCCTCGGACAGAAGGCGAAATCTTGTCATCTTCTAATTTGAAGGCATTCACATTCAATGATCTAAAAAATGCAACCAAGAACTTCCGACCGGACAGTCTTCTTGGGGAAGGAGGATTTGGGCATGTCTACAAAGGTTGGATTGATGAACACACGCTTGCTCCTTCAAGACCAGGGAGTGGTATGGTTGTTGCTGTGAAGAAGCTTAAACCAGAAGGTTTTCAAGGACACAAGGAGTGGCTG ACAGAGGTTGATTACCTTGGCCAACTTCACCACAAGAATCTTGTTAAGCTCATTGGCTATTGCTCAGATGGTGATAACCGGCTTCTGGTGTATGAATTTATGCCCAAGGGAAGTTTGGAGAACCATCTGTTTAGAA GAGGCGCGGATCCTTTGTCATGGGCAATAAGGCTCAAAGTTGCTATTGGAGCTGCTAGGGGCTTGTCATTTTTACATGATGCTGAAAACCAAGTCATATATCGTGATTTCAAGGCATCAAACATTCTGCTAGATTCA GAATTCAACGCAAAACTTTCAGATTTTGGCTTAGCAAAAGCCGGTCCAACTGGGGATAAAACCCATGTATCCACACAAGTCATGGGTACTCATGGATATGCAGCTCCAGAGTACATTGCAACAG GCCGCCTCTCTGCAAAGGCAGATGTCTATAGCTTCGGGGTGGTGTTGCTTGAATTGCTCACTGGAAGAAGGGCCCTGGATAAATCAAAACCAGGCTTTGAGCAGAACCTAGTTGACTGGGCCAGACCTCACTTGGGCGACAAGCGCAGACTATACCGTATCATGGACACGAAGCTGGGAGGACAGTATCCAAAAAAAGGCGCAAATGCCATTGCAAGCATTGCCTTGCAATGCATTTGCGGTGACGCCAAGCTGCGTCCTCCTATGTCGCAGGTGTTGGAAGAGCTGGAACAGCTACAAGATGCCAAATATGGTTCACCATCACCATTAGTCGACATAAGGACAGCTTCACACGCCGCCCCAAAATCACCAATGAGCACCACCCCAAAATCACCAATGAGCACCACCCCAAAGTCGCCAATGAGAGTTCAACCTTCACCACGGCGCTCACTTGGAGCAGCGGCAGCATCCCCATTGGCAGGATATCGCACTGCACAAGTGCACTAG